A genomic segment from Aegilops tauschii subsp. strangulata cultivar AL8/78 chromosome 1, Aet v6.0, whole genome shotgun sequence encodes:
- the LOC109763900 gene encoding uncharacterized protein isoform X3 → MSGFGEIIASAVGKQIASKLGELATEEATLQWRFKDDVEVMADKMQDLEAVLHDADDRLRRGGRDGEVVGRWLTKFKSVAYDAEDVLDDLDATELLKKSQPKLKLFFSRNNQIFQRITMPHKLKKLRGEIEKIGKEGQALNLVRHQEQAQGSIINNESFVGICDEGLRSGVVGRDMEKDKIIRLLLNKGAIAREGISIIPIVGLGGLGKSTLAESVFVDKRVNDFEVRAWVHVSKEFDLRKIGSAILKSINSSINLDNCSLQFLQENLKKELAGRRYLIVLDDLWEEDGDKLERLKQMLQHGRKGSRVIVTTRNQSVVNKLSTGVLAHQRKFCPVPNSDQINLFVLSTDECWEVMKQTAFGPDDDKSDLEEIGREIAEKCWGVPLVAIALGQVMSELRTVEAWQKIRDTNIDLGHRDHKKTLERLMLSYYYMKLDFKMCFTYLAAFPKGFIIESDRLIQQWKALGYIHGWDDGKRCINYLMGMSFLQISRSSVIRSSPVHANAPRELTMHDLVHDLATIILGHESLVLNATEPRSRKKANRRYCRHAQLINYQNQYKVFNDLPGSIRSFHVRHSEKQQLSQKAFSRTKYIRVLDLSGCLVVGQSTPSSILLPSSVLQLKLLRYLDASSLPITSLPESFHTLQNMETLILSNCSLETLPDSICSLHKLSYLDLAGNARFSKLPDNFHLLSKLIFLNMSSCSKLTKLPDNFSLECLEHLNLSGCHELKNLPQDFGNLQNLRFLNLSDCYKISVLPESFCQLKHLKDLNLSDCRALVVLPECFGDLSDLESLNLTSCPRLAQLPESICKMTNLKCLNLSYCLGMLELPSSLGDLNLQILDISAGALRHLPGSISKMTSLTEFVVTSGHPRVYEKAQEIKKHLNLPGRKVHRVRNTGRGHDSIVELGDVNCPELLIGSLQRVKRPEDAERIKLRDKSCLRQLALHWNQKNMNAHASSAEYVLKRLIPARNLEQLMIQGYSSKGFPNWMWHISSHLPCITYLSLSDLGACDNLPPFGQLPNLRSLYLQKIPNITKVGRKFYGKGGTCKKLRLLQLQSMDNLVEWRTTLSGKEDGEFLISNLHNLELKDCPKLKFRPYPPRSMFWCLDNSDKVLAGSTFWKLSSSILPCRMGIKNCSFYPGKWHRLKQFLTLEEFSLTSCHGLMALPEAIRCFTSLKKLSLTSLHWLEKMPEWLGHLTSLQVLGIKDCCNLTFLPESMKNLTALRVLMLLECEGLDILPQWLGQLSSLRELRIRDCPNITSLPESIRNLTGLVRRSRREDAYKVSHIRKVVFELEEPNEEQGQEESQEAWMNRLSKKYGENPSRHREEREELESQMSDSDSEHLSRYGQEDSENEDDEQDDWYL, encoded by the exons ATGAGCGGGTTCGGGGAGATCATCGCGAGCGCCGTGGGGAAGCAAATCGCGAGCAAGCTCGGTGAACTCGCCACGGAGGAGGCCACCCTGCAGTGGAGGTTCAAAGACGATGTTGAGGTCATGGCGGACAAGATGCAAGATCTGGAGGCCGTGTTGCACGATGCGGATGATAGGCTGCGCCGAGGAGGAAGAGATGGGGAAGTTGTTGGGCGGTGGCTCACCAAATTCAAGTCCGTCGCCTACGACGCCGAGGACGTGCTGGACGATCTGGACGCCACCGAGCTCTTAAAGAAGAGCCAACCAAAG TTGAAACTGTTCTTTTCCAGGAACAATCAAATTTTCCAGCGGATCACCATGCCTCACAAGCTGAAGAAATTGAGAGGGGAAATAGAAAAGATAGGAAAGGAGGGACAGGCTCTCAATCTTGTGAGACATCAAGAACAAGCACAAGGGAGCATAATAAACAATGAAAGTTTTGTAGGCATCTGTGATGAAGGCTTGAGATCTGGAGTGGTGGGGAGGGATATGGAAAAGGACAAAATAATCAGGCTGCTACTAAACAAGGGCGCTATCGCTAGAGAGGGTATATCTATTATCCCGATTGTCGGGCTTGGTGGTCTAGGAAAGTCAACATTGGCTGAATCAGTCTTTGTGGACAAGAGGGTCAATGACTTCGAGGTCCGAGCCTGGGTTCATGTGTCTAAGGAGTTTGATCTACGCAAAATTGGGAGTGCCATCCTCAAAAGCATAAATAGCAGCATCAACCTTGACAATTGTAGTTTGCAGTTTTTGCAGGAAAATCTCAAAAAGGAACTTGCTGGTAGAAGGTACTTGATTGTTTTGGATGATCTTTGGGAAGAGGATGGGGATAAGCTGGAAAGGCTGAAGCAGATGTTACAACATGGCCGCAAGGGTAGCAGGGTTATTGTAACTACGCGCAACCAAAGTGTAGTGAATAAATTGAGCACTGGTGTTCTTGCACACCAAAGAAAATTTTGTCCCGTGCCCAACTCTGATCAAATCAACTTGTTTGTTTTGTCAACTGATGAATGCTGGGAAGTAATGAAGCAAACAGCATTTGGGCCTGATGATGATAAAAGTGACTTGGAAGAAATTGGAAGGGAAATTGCAGAGAAGTGCTGGGGTGTACCACTCGTGGCAATTGCCCTTGGGCAAGTAATGTCCGAGTTAAGAACTGTGGAGGCATGGCAAAAAATAAGAGATACAAACATTGATTTGGGTCATAGAGACCACAAGAAGACATTGGAGCGCCTCATGCTGAGCTATTACTACATGAAGCTGGACTTCAAAATGTGCTTCACATACTTGGCGGCCTTTCCCAAGGGCTTCATTATAGAAAGTGATCGTCTAATTCAGCAATGGAAGGCTCTTGGATACATTCATGGATGGGATGATGGTAAAAGGTGCATTAACTACCTTATGGGGATGTCCTTTCTTCAAATCTCAAGGTCCTCCGTG ATTAGGTCAAGTCCAGTGCATGCCAATGCTCCTCGAGAGCTCACCATGCATGATTTGGTGCATGATCTTGCAACAATAATTTTGGGACATGAATCCCTTGTTCTAAATGCTACTGAGCCGAGGAGTAGGAAGAAAGCAAACCGTCGTTATTGCCGACATGCACAGTTGATCAACTACCAGAATCAGTATAAGGTTTTCAATGATCTGCCAGGCAGCATCAGATCCTTCCATGTAAGACATTCAGAGAAACAACAGCTCTCCCAAAAGGCATTTTCCAGAACGAAGTATATACGGGTCTTGGACCTAAGTGGATGTTTAGTTGTGGGGCAATCTACTCCAAGCAGCATACTTTTGCCATCTTCCGTGCTTCAGTTGAAGCTACTTAGGTACCTCGATGCCTCTAGCTTGCCAATTACATCACTTCCTGAGTCTTTCCATACACTTCAAAATATGGAAACTCTAATTCTGTCCAATTGCTCACTTGAAACCTTGCCTGACAGTATCTGTAGCCTCCACAAACTCAGCTATTTGGACCTAGCTGGCAATGCTAGATTCAGTAAGCTCCCTGACAACTTTCATCTTCTTAGTAAACTCATATTCCTGAACATGTCAAGTTGTTCCAAGCTAACCAAACTTCCTGACAATTTTAGCCTGGAGTGTTTAGAACATTTAAACCTATCAGGTTGTCATGAGTTAAAAAACCTTCCACAAGATTTCGGGAATCTCCAAAATCTTAGGTTCTTGAACCTTTCTGATTGCTACAAGATATCAGTTCTACCAGAATCATTTTGCCAACTGAAGCATTTGAAAGACCTAAACCTTTCCGATTGTCGTGCCCTTGTAGTACTCCCTGAATGCTTTGGTGACCTTTCAGATCTTGAATCCTTGAACCTAACAAGTTGTCCCAGGCTAGCACAGTTGCCCGAGTCAATCTGCAAGATGACTAATCTGAAGTGTCTCAATTTGTCATATTGTTTAGGGATGCTAGAGCTCCCCTCCTCACTAGGTGATCTTAATCTCCAAATATTGGACATTTCTGCTGGTGCTCTCCGTCATTTGCCAGGTAGCATCAGTAAAATGACTAGTCTCACCGAATTTGTGGTCACGTCAGGACATCCTAGGGTGTATGAAAAGGCCCAGGAAATTAAGAAGCATCTAAATTTGCCAGGCCGCAAAGTACATAGAGTACGCAACACAGGAAGAGGACACGACAGTATAGTTGAGCTTGGAGATGTGAATTGCCCTGAGCTGTTAATTGGATCTCTTCAACGTGTCAAGAGACCGGAAGATGCAGAGAGAATCAAGCTGCGTGATAAATCATGTCTTAGACAGCTAGCTCTCCACTGGAATCAGAAGAATATGAATGCTCATGCATCCTCGGCTGAATATGTTCTGAAGAGGCTCATACCAGCTCGAAATCTTGAACAGCTTATGATACAAGGATATTCGAGCAAGGGTTTTCCTAACTGGATGTGGCACATATCCTCCCACCTCCCTTGTATTACATATCTGAGTCTTTCTGATTTAGGTGCATGTGATAATCTTCCTCCGTTTGGGCAGCTACCAAATTTAAGAAGTCTATATCTGCAGAAAATTCCGAACATCACGAAAGTCGGCAGGAAATTCTATGGGAAGGGTGGAACTTGTAAGAAACTAAGATTGTTACAATTGCAGTCGATGGACAATTTGGTGGAATGGCGGACAACACTGTCAGGCAAAGAAGATGGTGAATTTTTAATCTCTAATTTGCACAATTTAGAGTTAAAGGACTGCCCAAAGCTGAAGTTCCGACCATACCCCCCCAGAAGTATGTTTTGGTGCTTGGACAATAGCGATAAGGTTTTGGCAGGAAGTACATTTTGGAAACTCTCGTCTTCCATTCTTCCTTGTCGTATGGGTATAAAAAATTGCAGCTTTTATCCGGGCAAGTGGCATAGACTAAAGCAATTCCTCACTCTCGAAGAATTCTCATTGACCTCCTGTCACGGCTTGATGGCCTTGCCAGAGGCCATTCGCTGCTTCACCTCTCTCAAAAAGCTAAGTTTGACGTCGTTGCATTGGCTGGAGAAGATGCCAGAATGGCTGGGACATCTCACTTCTCTACAGGTCTTGGGCATAAAAGATTGTTGCAATTTAActtttttgcctgaaagtatgaAAAACCTCACTGCTCTGAGAGTGCTAATGCTTCTCGAGTGCGAAGGACTAGATATATTGCCGCAATGGCTAGGACAGCTCAGTTCCCTACGAGAACTTCGCATCAGAGACTGTCCCAACATCACATCTTTGCCTGAAAGCATAAGAAACCTTACAGGTCTGGTCCGTAGGTCCCGCAGGGAGGATGCATATAAGGTTTCTCACATCCGTAAAGTAGTATTTGAGCTAGAAGAACCAAATGAGGAACAAGGACAAGAAGAATCACAG GAAGCATGGATGAATAGGCTATCGAAAAAATACGGAGAAAACCCGTCGAGACATAGAGAGGAACGAGAAGAACTAGAG TCACAGATGTCGGACTCAGACTCTGAACATCTCTCTCGTTATGGGCAAGAAGATTCAGAAAATGAGGATGACGAGCAAGATGATTGGTACCTATAA
- the LOC109763900 gene encoding uncharacterized protein isoform X2: MSGFGEIIASAVGKQIASKLGELATEEATLQWRFKDDVEVMADKMQDLEAVLHDADDRLRRGGRDGEVVGRWLTKFKSVAYDAEDVLDDLDATELLKKSQPKLKLFFSRNNQIFQRITMPHKLKKLRGEIEKIGKEGQALNLVRHQEQAQGSIINNESFVGICDEGLRSGVVGRDMEKDKIIRLLLNKGAIAREGISIIPIVGLGGLGKSTLAESVFVDKRVNDFEVRAWVHVSKEFDLRKIGSAILKSINSSINLDNCSLQFLQENLKKELAGRRYLIVLDDLWEEDGDKLERLKQMLQHGRKGSRVIVTTRNQSVVNKLSTGVLAHQRKFCPVPNSDQINLFVLSTDECWEVMKQTAFGPDDDKSDLEEIGREIAEKCWGVPLVAIALGQVMSELRTVEAWQKIRDTNIDLGHRDHKKTLERLMLSYYYMKLDFKMCFTYLAAFPKGFIIESDRLIQQWKALGYIHGWDDGKRCINYLMGMSFLQISRSSVIRSSPVHANAPRELTMHDLVHDLATIILGHESLVLNATEPRSRKKANRRYCRHAQLINYQNQYKVFNDLPGSIRSFHVRHSEKQQLSQKAFSRTKYIRVLDLSGCLVVGQSTPSSILLPSSVLQLKLLRYLDASSLPITSLPESFHTLQNMETLILSNCSLETLPDSICSLHKLSYLDLAGNARFSKLPDNFHLLSKLIFLNMSSCSKLTKLPDNFSLECLEHLNLSGCHELKNLPQDFGNLQNLRFLNLSDCYKISVLPESFCQLKHLKDLNLSDCRALVVLPECFGDLSDLESLNLTSCPRLAQLPESICKMTNLKCLNLSYCLGMLELPSSLGDLNLQILDISAGALRHLPGSISKMTSLTEFVVTSGHPRVYEKAQEIKKHLNLPGRKVHRVRNTGRGHDSIVELGDVNCPELLIGSLQRVKRPEDAERIKLRDKSCLRQLALHWNQKNMNAHASSAEYVLKRLIPARNLEQLMIQGYSSKGFPNWMWHISSHLPCITYLSLSDLGACDNLPPFGQLPNLRSLYLQKIPNITKVGRKFYGKGGTCKKLRLLQLQSMDNLVEWRTTLSGKEDGEFLISNLHNLELKDCPKLKFRPYPPRSMFWCLDNSDKVLAGSTFWKLSSSILPCRMGIKNCSFYPGKWHRLKQFLTLEEFSLTSCHGLMALPEAIRCFTSLKKLSLTSLHWLEKMPEWLGHLTSLQVLGIKDCCNLTFLPESMKNLTALRVLMLLECEGLDILPQWLGQLSSLRELRIRDCPNITSLPESIRNLTGLVRRSRREDAYKVSHIRKVVFELEEPNEEQGQEESQEAWMNRLSKKYGENPSRHREEREELEPGQRRVGRLWRCSPSRSGRRGCGGGLRFHSHRNRR, translated from the exons ATGAGCGGGTTCGGGGAGATCATCGCGAGCGCCGTGGGGAAGCAAATCGCGAGCAAGCTCGGTGAACTCGCCACGGAGGAGGCCACCCTGCAGTGGAGGTTCAAAGACGATGTTGAGGTCATGGCGGACAAGATGCAAGATCTGGAGGCCGTGTTGCACGATGCGGATGATAGGCTGCGCCGAGGAGGAAGAGATGGGGAAGTTGTTGGGCGGTGGCTCACCAAATTCAAGTCCGTCGCCTACGACGCCGAGGACGTGCTGGACGATCTGGACGCCACCGAGCTCTTAAAGAAGAGCCAACCAAAG TTGAAACTGTTCTTTTCCAGGAACAATCAAATTTTCCAGCGGATCACCATGCCTCACAAGCTGAAGAAATTGAGAGGGGAAATAGAAAAGATAGGAAAGGAGGGACAGGCTCTCAATCTTGTGAGACATCAAGAACAAGCACAAGGGAGCATAATAAACAATGAAAGTTTTGTAGGCATCTGTGATGAAGGCTTGAGATCTGGAGTGGTGGGGAGGGATATGGAAAAGGACAAAATAATCAGGCTGCTACTAAACAAGGGCGCTATCGCTAGAGAGGGTATATCTATTATCCCGATTGTCGGGCTTGGTGGTCTAGGAAAGTCAACATTGGCTGAATCAGTCTTTGTGGACAAGAGGGTCAATGACTTCGAGGTCCGAGCCTGGGTTCATGTGTCTAAGGAGTTTGATCTACGCAAAATTGGGAGTGCCATCCTCAAAAGCATAAATAGCAGCATCAACCTTGACAATTGTAGTTTGCAGTTTTTGCAGGAAAATCTCAAAAAGGAACTTGCTGGTAGAAGGTACTTGATTGTTTTGGATGATCTTTGGGAAGAGGATGGGGATAAGCTGGAAAGGCTGAAGCAGATGTTACAACATGGCCGCAAGGGTAGCAGGGTTATTGTAACTACGCGCAACCAAAGTGTAGTGAATAAATTGAGCACTGGTGTTCTTGCACACCAAAGAAAATTTTGTCCCGTGCCCAACTCTGATCAAATCAACTTGTTTGTTTTGTCAACTGATGAATGCTGGGAAGTAATGAAGCAAACAGCATTTGGGCCTGATGATGATAAAAGTGACTTGGAAGAAATTGGAAGGGAAATTGCAGAGAAGTGCTGGGGTGTACCACTCGTGGCAATTGCCCTTGGGCAAGTAATGTCCGAGTTAAGAACTGTGGAGGCATGGCAAAAAATAAGAGATACAAACATTGATTTGGGTCATAGAGACCACAAGAAGACATTGGAGCGCCTCATGCTGAGCTATTACTACATGAAGCTGGACTTCAAAATGTGCTTCACATACTTGGCGGCCTTTCCCAAGGGCTTCATTATAGAAAGTGATCGTCTAATTCAGCAATGGAAGGCTCTTGGATACATTCATGGATGGGATGATGGTAAAAGGTGCATTAACTACCTTATGGGGATGTCCTTTCTTCAAATCTCAAGGTCCTCCGTG ATTAGGTCAAGTCCAGTGCATGCCAATGCTCCTCGAGAGCTCACCATGCATGATTTGGTGCATGATCTTGCAACAATAATTTTGGGACATGAATCCCTTGTTCTAAATGCTACTGAGCCGAGGAGTAGGAAGAAAGCAAACCGTCGTTATTGCCGACATGCACAGTTGATCAACTACCAGAATCAGTATAAGGTTTTCAATGATCTGCCAGGCAGCATCAGATCCTTCCATGTAAGACATTCAGAGAAACAACAGCTCTCCCAAAAGGCATTTTCCAGAACGAAGTATATACGGGTCTTGGACCTAAGTGGATGTTTAGTTGTGGGGCAATCTACTCCAAGCAGCATACTTTTGCCATCTTCCGTGCTTCAGTTGAAGCTACTTAGGTACCTCGATGCCTCTAGCTTGCCAATTACATCACTTCCTGAGTCTTTCCATACACTTCAAAATATGGAAACTCTAATTCTGTCCAATTGCTCACTTGAAACCTTGCCTGACAGTATCTGTAGCCTCCACAAACTCAGCTATTTGGACCTAGCTGGCAATGCTAGATTCAGTAAGCTCCCTGACAACTTTCATCTTCTTAGTAAACTCATATTCCTGAACATGTCAAGTTGTTCCAAGCTAACCAAACTTCCTGACAATTTTAGCCTGGAGTGTTTAGAACATTTAAACCTATCAGGTTGTCATGAGTTAAAAAACCTTCCACAAGATTTCGGGAATCTCCAAAATCTTAGGTTCTTGAACCTTTCTGATTGCTACAAGATATCAGTTCTACCAGAATCATTTTGCCAACTGAAGCATTTGAAAGACCTAAACCTTTCCGATTGTCGTGCCCTTGTAGTACTCCCTGAATGCTTTGGTGACCTTTCAGATCTTGAATCCTTGAACCTAACAAGTTGTCCCAGGCTAGCACAGTTGCCCGAGTCAATCTGCAAGATGACTAATCTGAAGTGTCTCAATTTGTCATATTGTTTAGGGATGCTAGAGCTCCCCTCCTCACTAGGTGATCTTAATCTCCAAATATTGGACATTTCTGCTGGTGCTCTCCGTCATTTGCCAGGTAGCATCAGTAAAATGACTAGTCTCACCGAATTTGTGGTCACGTCAGGACATCCTAGGGTGTATGAAAAGGCCCAGGAAATTAAGAAGCATCTAAATTTGCCAGGCCGCAAAGTACATAGAGTACGCAACACAGGAAGAGGACACGACAGTATAGTTGAGCTTGGAGATGTGAATTGCCCTGAGCTGTTAATTGGATCTCTTCAACGTGTCAAGAGACCGGAAGATGCAGAGAGAATCAAGCTGCGTGATAAATCATGTCTTAGACAGCTAGCTCTCCACTGGAATCAGAAGAATATGAATGCTCATGCATCCTCGGCTGAATATGTTCTGAAGAGGCTCATACCAGCTCGAAATCTTGAACAGCTTATGATACAAGGATATTCGAGCAAGGGTTTTCCTAACTGGATGTGGCACATATCCTCCCACCTCCCTTGTATTACATATCTGAGTCTTTCTGATTTAGGTGCATGTGATAATCTTCCTCCGTTTGGGCAGCTACCAAATTTAAGAAGTCTATATCTGCAGAAAATTCCGAACATCACGAAAGTCGGCAGGAAATTCTATGGGAAGGGTGGAACTTGTAAGAAACTAAGATTGTTACAATTGCAGTCGATGGACAATTTGGTGGAATGGCGGACAACACTGTCAGGCAAAGAAGATGGTGAATTTTTAATCTCTAATTTGCACAATTTAGAGTTAAAGGACTGCCCAAAGCTGAAGTTCCGACCATACCCCCCCAGAAGTATGTTTTGGTGCTTGGACAATAGCGATAAGGTTTTGGCAGGAAGTACATTTTGGAAACTCTCGTCTTCCATTCTTCCTTGTCGTATGGGTATAAAAAATTGCAGCTTTTATCCGGGCAAGTGGCATAGACTAAAGCAATTCCTCACTCTCGAAGAATTCTCATTGACCTCCTGTCACGGCTTGATGGCCTTGCCAGAGGCCATTCGCTGCTTCACCTCTCTCAAAAAGCTAAGTTTGACGTCGTTGCATTGGCTGGAGAAGATGCCAGAATGGCTGGGACATCTCACTTCTCTACAGGTCTTGGGCATAAAAGATTGTTGCAATTTAActtttttgcctgaaagtatgaAAAACCTCACTGCTCTGAGAGTGCTAATGCTTCTCGAGTGCGAAGGACTAGATATATTGCCGCAATGGCTAGGACAGCTCAGTTCCCTACGAGAACTTCGCATCAGAGACTGTCCCAACATCACATCTTTGCCTGAAAGCATAAGAAACCTTACAGGTCTGGTCCGTAGGTCCCGCAGGGAGGATGCATATAAGGTTTCTCACATCCGTAAAGTAGTATTTGAGCTAGAAGAACCAAATGAGGAACAAGGACAAGAAGAATCACAG GAAGCATGGATGAATAGGCTATCGAAAAAATACGGAGAAAACCCGTCGAGACATAGAGAGGAACGAGAAGAACTAGAG CCCGGGCAGCGGCGTGTGGGTCGACTCTGGCGGTGTAGCCCTAGCAGGAGTGGCCGGCGGGGTTGTGGAGGCGGCCTGCGGTTCCATTCCCATCGGAATCGACGCTGA